A window from Variovorax sp. PBL-E5 encodes these proteins:
- a CDS encoding acetyl-CoA carboxylase biotin carboxyl carrier protein, with protein sequence MNQEQIKTFIDALAASALSELEFSENGWTLRLAKHAAPAAIAPGADAPAPALRAASSVECLAPLYGVVHLQGTPGDPPFVEAGQAVAAGQTLCVIEAMKVFNEVRAERDGVLQSVLVASGDEVEAGQPLFRFA encoded by the coding sequence ATGAACCAGGAACAGATCAAGACCTTCATCGATGCGCTCGCCGCGTCGGCGCTGTCGGAGCTGGAATTCAGCGAGAACGGCTGGACGCTGCGGCTTGCGAAGCATGCGGCGCCGGCTGCGATCGCACCCGGCGCCGACGCGCCGGCACCTGCGCTGCGCGCGGCATCGTCTGTCGAATGCCTGGCGCCGCTGTACGGCGTGGTGCATCTGCAGGGTACGCCCGGCGACCCGCCCTTTGTCGAAGCCGGGCAGGCGGTCGCGGCCGGCCAGACGCTGTGCGTGATCGAGGCGATGAAGGTGTTCAACGAAGTCCGCGCCGAACGCGACGGCGTGCTGCAGTCGGTGCTGGTGGCCTCGGGCGACGAGGTCGAAGCCGGCCAGCCGCTGTTCCGCTTCGCCTGA